tcgcttcctggaggtgggatctatgaatcctgtaaccaaaaaGTCATCTTCTGTAGGCGAACGGGGGCTGCAGAACGCACCGCAGAcgtccggagagcagcgggagggccgGGACCGTAATGTATTCCTTAAATGTACTGCAGCTACAGGAAACCGTAAGAACGAGACTCTTTACGGGCGGCACCGACACACTGTAGCGGGAAGGGGCGGCACCGACACACTGTAGCGGGAAGGGGCGGCCCCGACACACTGTAGCGGGAAGGGGCGGCCCCGACACACTGTAGCTGGAAGGGGCGGCCCCGACACACTGTAGCGGGAAGGGGCGGCCCCGACACACTGTAGCGGGAAGGGGCGGCCCCGACACACTGTAGCGGGAAGGGGCGGCCCCAACACACTGTAGCGGGAAGGGGCGGCACCACCAGGGTTAAACTGCAAAACTTTtagtagagaaaaaaaagtttgccgtGAGATCCGGACGTCCTTCGCATAACCGGCGCGGCAAATACGGTTAGCGCAGTGAGATCAGCGGATGTTCTTCATATAATCGGCGCGGCGGATACGGTTTTGGCACGGCGAGATGCGCAGATGCTCTTCGTATAACTGGCGGATACGGTTTTAGCGCAGAGACGGGTTTTACACTTTTCCCCACAGTTTTCTGGTGACGGCCCGCGTGGACGGccctcagtccccccccccctacagcatATGACCCCCTGCATTACCTCCTCCGGGGGGCGCACCAGCCGCTTCTCCCAGTTGATGACGTTGGTGGCCGGGGCGCTGAGGAAGGACGGCCGGGAGACGGTCTGGAAGAGCTCGTCGGGGCCCGGCAGTCTCTGGGAGCTCAGAGGCCTCTTCACCGCCGCCTTCCGCTTCTCCTCGCCGGCCTCGTCCTCGCTGCTGTCCGAGCTGGAGCTGCCGTAAGCGGCGAAGTAACTGAGAGGATCCTTCTCGTCGTCCGGCGGCGCCGCCATGGTAGAGCTAGAGTGGAGTGGGCGGAAGGAGGTCTGACGTCAGAGGGTCAGGTGACGACATCCCCGGTCACGTGACCCTAGCGAAGGCGGGCTCTGAGTGAGAGCGGCTCGCGGAGAGCATATTagcagtttacgcttaggttaagcagcactgctgattagagccacctgattggctgttcggcaccacgtgactacacagcgtgcacgcggattgccttcagcagccgtccACTACACACtagttaagcagcacggggttaggtttacggttaggtttaggattacgtaaacctaaccccaaccctaaatctaaccctaaacactaaaactaaccctacacctaaccctaaacgTAACTCtaaacctaaaccctaaccccgtgctgcttaactgtagtgtgtagtggacggctgctgaaggcaatgcgcgtgcacgctgtgtagtcacgtggtgccgaagagccaatcaggtggctctaatcagcagcgctgcttaacctaagcgtaaactgctAATATGCTCGGGGGGAGGAGACGTCTGCAGCGCTGTGCAGTCAGCCgggggcatatatctatattacactcaagttcggcactaacaaccgGGGGCGCATTTTAGCCTCTTA
Above is a window of Eleutherodactylus coqui strain aEleCoq1 chromosome 3, aEleCoq1.hap1, whole genome shotgun sequence DNA encoding:
- the C3H1orf52 gene encoding UPF0690 protein C1orf52 homolog, producing the protein MAAPPDDEKDPLSYFAAYGSSSSDSSEDEAGEEKRKAAVKRPLSSQRLPGPDELFQTVSRPSFLSAPATNVINWEKRLVRPPEEPPREFKLWKTNAVPPPESYKVEEKKGPPPELDMAIKWSSMYQDNGDDAPQQVSKATSLPDEEAEAVPSDDEEDEPTSAKKRKV